The following proteins come from a genomic window of Triticum aestivum cultivar Chinese Spring chromosome 6A, IWGSC CS RefSeq v2.1, whole genome shotgun sequence:
- the LOC123132590 gene encoding MLO-like protein 13, with protein sequence MGQEEEAQSLALTPTWVVASVCLVIVAISLAAERLLHRLGKVLKFNGQEALFSALQRVKEELMILGFISFLLSVCQNLINRICIPESAARVMLPCIEESKAREDAAKLCKRKGEVPMLSEEALHQLHIFIFVLGVVHVLFCVTTLLLGGAKMRTWNKWEKEIQQGRIKEREKTPGWMKPSAVRWIIAFFKQFYNSVGKPDYQVLRSAFVLRHYPNRLDFDFHKYMVRALEHDFKEVVGISWYLWLFVIVFLLLNINGWHTYFWLSFLPLILLLIVGTKLEHISTRLAQEAAECSDEASGNPWTKPCKEHFWFSHPRAVLHLIHFILFQNSFEMAFFFWVLATYGFDSCIMENRSYALPRLAIGIIVQVLCSYSTLPLYAIVTHMGGDIKLQAFGEHVHVSVHSWATDVKKKATSLPAHPHPHQHQHPHSHLRIPFLSKKRHSGRGPATEEAAAEARATEQRAGSSSTPNAPPQQRADDLEEIVTTTEDDHRRRNASFS encoded by the exons atggggcaggaggaggaggcgcagtcGCTGGCGCTCACGCCGACGTGGGTGGTCGCCTCCGTCTGCCTCGTCATCGTCGCCATCTCCCTCGCCGCCGAGCGCCTGCTCCACCGCCTCGGCAAG GTGCTCAAATTCAATGGCCAAGAAGCACTATTTTCAGCCTTGCAAAGAGTCAAAGAAG AGTTGATGATTCTGGGTTTCATTTCCTTCCTACTAAGCGTCTGCCAAAATCTCATCAATCGCATTTGCATCCCGGAGAGTGCTGCACGTGTCATGCTTCCATGCATTGAAGAGTCCAAAGCCAGAGAAGATGCTGCCAAACTCTGCAAGAGAAAG GGTGAAGTTCCCATGCTATCTGAAGAGGCTCTGCATCAGCTGCACATCTTTATCTTTGTACTTGGTGTGGTGCATGTTCTGTTCTGTGTTACAACGCTGTTACTTGGTGGAGCTAAG ATGAGAACGTGGAATAAATGGGAGAAAGAAATTCAACaaggaagaatcaaggagcgtgaAAAGACGCCAGGCTGGATGAAACCATCTGCTGTAAGATGGATT ATTGCATTCTTCAAGCAGTTTTATAATTCTGTCGGTAAACCAGATTATCAAGTACTCAGATCAGCTTTTGTTCTG CGCCACTACCCAAATCGCCTAGACTTTGATTTCCACAAGTACATGGTTCGTGCCCTCGAGCATGACTTCAAAGAAGTGGTTGGAATCAG CTGGTACCTATGGCTTTTCGTTATCGTCTTCCTGCTGCTGAATATAAATG GGTGGCACACTTATTTCTGGCTGTCTTTCTTGCCCTTGATT CTTCTGCTTATTGTTGGCACTAAGCTGGAGCACATCAGCACTCGATTGGCTCAAGAAGCAGCGGAGTGTTCCGATGAAGCATCAGGAAACCCCTGGACGAAGCCATGCAAGGAGCACTTTTGGTTTAGCCATCCTAGGGCTGTCCTCCATCTGATCCATTTCATCTTGTTCCAGAACTCGTTTGAGATGGCATTTTTCTTCTGGGTCTTG GCAACATATGGGTTCGATTCATGCATCATGGAGAACAGATCATATGCCCTCCCCAGACTTGCTATTGG CATCATCGTTCAGGTGCTCTGCAGCTACAGCACCCTGCCGCTGTACGCCATTGTCACCCAC ATGGGCGGCGACATCAAGCTGCAGGCGTTCGGCGAGCACGTACACGTGTCCGTGCACAGCTGGGCGACGGACGTGAAGAAGAAGGCGACGTCGCTGCCGGCCCATCCGCACCCGCACCAGCACCAGCACCCGCACTCGCACCTCCGGATCCCGTTTCTCAGCAAGAAGAGGCACAGCGGTCGCGGCCCCGCAACTGAGGAGGCCGCAGCGGAGGCGAGGGCGACGGAGCAGCGCGCCGGGAGCTCCAGCACGCCCAACGCACCGCCGCAGCAGCGGGCCGACGACCTAGAGGAGATCGTGACGACCACGGAGGACGACCATCGTCGTCGCAACGCCAGTTTCTCGTAG